The following are encoded together in the Vibrio zhugei genome:
- the pmbA gene encoding metalloprotease PmbA, whose amino-acid sequence MDVKQQVAQQRVDLEAAVAKALEMAAHGADAAEVAINKSTGLSVSTRMCEVENVEFNSDGALGITVYNKNKKGSASTSDLSEKAIHETVKAALDIARYTSEDPFAGPAPAELMVKNIPDLDLFHPDEPDPDKAASIAIRAEQAALEYSDKIKQSDGASYDSHYGVRVYGNSHGLLASYASSRHSTSCSVIGLGANGEMERDYSYTLARHKDELWAPEKVGLQAAEKTVRRLDARALKTGTYPILFERDVATGLMGHLVMGISGGNLYRRSSFLVDKLGETIFPEWFNISERPHIQRGLASSPFDSEGVATKDTDIITDGKLATYLLTSYAARKMNMTPTGHAGGIHNWFVGSTGQDFEHMLQALGTGVLVTEVMGQGVNIVTGDYSRGAAGFWVENGVIQYPVSGFTIAGNLQDMFQKTIAVGSDIETRSQIQMGSLLIESMKVAGE is encoded by the coding sequence ATGGATGTGAAACAGCAAGTCGCTCAACAAAGAGTCGATTTAGAAGCTGCCGTTGCCAAAGCGCTGGAGATGGCCGCGCACGGCGCTGACGCCGCAGAAGTCGCCATTAACAAGAGTACAGGCCTGAGTGTCTCGACACGTATGTGTGAAGTTGAGAACGTTGAATTTAATAGCGATGGTGCCCTAGGGATTACCGTTTATAACAAAAATAAAAAAGGCAGTGCCTCAACGTCTGATCTCAGCGAAAAAGCCATTCATGAGACGGTGAAAGCCGCTTTAGATATCGCTCGTTATACTTCTGAAGATCCGTTTGCTGGCCCGGCGCCGGCGGAACTTATGGTGAAAAATATTCCCGATCTCGATCTTTTTCATCCTGATGAACCGGATCCAGATAAAGCCGCATCGATTGCCATTCGTGCTGAGCAAGCCGCGTTAGAATACAGCGATAAGATCAAACAAAGTGATGGCGCGAGTTATGATAGCCACTATGGGGTTCGCGTTTATGGCAACAGCCATGGTTTGCTCGCCAGTTATGCTTCGAGTCGCCATAGCACGAGCTGTAGTGTCATTGGCTTAGGTGCGAATGGCGAAATGGAGCGGGACTATAGCTATACGCTCGCTCGCCATAAGGATGAGTTATGGGCGCCTGAGAAAGTCGGGCTTCAAGCAGCGGAAAAAACCGTGCGCCGTCTCGATGCTCGTGCGTTAAAAACGGGGACGTATCCGATATTGTTTGAGCGTGATGTCGCGACAGGGCTGATGGGACACCTTGTAATGGGGATCAGTGGTGGCAATCTTTATCGCCGCTCATCATTTTTGGTCGATAAGTTGGGTGAGACAATTTTTCCTGAGTGGTTCAATATTAGCGAGCGCCCACATATTCAGCGTGGTTTGGCCTCGAGTCCGTTTGATAGTGAAGGTGTCGCCACTAAAGATACTGACATTATTACCGACGGTAAACTGGCGACCTATCTGTTGACTAGCTATGCTGCTCGTAAAATGAACATGACGCCAACCGGGCATGCGGGGGGAATTCACAACTGGTTTGTCGGCTCTACGGGGCAAGATTTTGAACACATGCTGCAAGCGCTAGGTACGGGCGTACTTGTGACCGAAGTGATGGGGCAAGGCGTAAATATTGTCACGGGCGATTATTCGCGTGGGGCCGCTGGATTCTGGGTCGAAAATGGGGTGATTCAATACCCGGTCTCTGGATTTACTATCGCTGGCAATCTACAAGATATGTTCCAGAAAACGATCGCTGTCGGTAGCGATATTGAAACGCGCTCGCAAATTCAGATGGGCTCGTTGTTGATTGAAAGTATGAAAGTCGCGGGTGAG
- the yjgA gene encoding ribosome biogenesis factor YjgA: protein MARKNQKAPWEEEEEIIWVSKTELKTDMTELQKLGEELVTLKPSVLAKFPLPDDLAEAVADAQRFKTEARRRQLQYIGKLMRQIDHEPIQAALDKFNNKHAQSTAALHKLEDLRDRIISDGDKAIDEAMAQYPDLDRQRLRHLSRQARKEKAAQKSPKASREIFQTLKAKQDEEF from the coding sequence ATGGCTCGTAAAAATCAAAAAGCTCCATGGGAAGAAGAAGAAGAAATTATTTGGGTCAGTAAAACTGAACTCAAAACCGACATGACGGAACTGCAAAAATTGGGAGAAGAGCTCGTTACGTTGAAACCGTCTGTATTAGCGAAGTTCCCATTACCAGACGATCTGGCCGAAGCGGTCGCCGATGCACAACGCTTTAAAACGGAAGCTCGCCGTCGTCAATTGCAATACATTGGTAAGCTGATGCGTCAAATTGATCACGAACCAATCCAAGCGGCGTTGGACAAATTCAACAATAAACATGCCCAATCGACGGCCGCATTGCACAAGTTAGAAGACTTACGTGACCGCATTATTTCTGATGGGGATAAAGCGATTGATGAAGCAATGGCGCAGTATCCCGATTTGGATCGCCAACGGCTACGCCATCTGTCTCGCCAAGCTCGTAAAGAAAAGGCAGCTCAGAAAAGTCCAAAAGCCTCGCGTGAAATTTTTCAGACCCTGAAAGCCAAACAAGATGAAGAGTTTTAA
- the thiQ gene encoding thiamine ABC transporter ATP-binding protein: MLVVDQVQYEYQSDWFAFDVTLQQGVILALMGPSGSGKSTLLSLVAGFIEPNMGDIRFQDKSLLGLPPYQRPFSMLFQEHNLFAHLSVRQNIGLGLHPGLKLSALQKAKVVEAAEQVGLSAVLDRYPEHLSGGQRQRVALARCFVQSHPIWLLDEPFSALDPVLREDMLALVQRLAQERGASVLMVTHHISDAKAIATDFAFMARGKVQRVAPIAQLSSTHPDPELAAFVRAGSSE; this comes from the coding sequence ATGTTAGTGGTAGACCAAGTACAATATGAATATCAAAGTGATTGGTTTGCTTTTGATGTGACGTTACAACAGGGTGTGATTTTAGCGTTGATGGGGCCAAGTGGGTCTGGGAAATCAACGTTATTAAGTTTAGTGGCAGGCTTCATTGAACCGAATATGGGAGATATTCGTTTTCAAGATAAGTCATTGCTTGGATTGCCACCTTATCAGCGGCCCTTTTCCATGTTGTTTCAAGAGCATAATCTTTTTGCTCATTTGTCTGTTCGACAAAATATTGGCTTGGGTTTGCATCCTGGATTGAAGCTCTCCGCGCTGCAGAAAGCCAAAGTCGTCGAGGCTGCTGAGCAAGTGGGGTTATCTGCCGTATTGGATCGTTACCCAGAACATTTATCGGGCGGGCAAAGACAGCGTGTTGCACTGGCGCGTTGCTTTGTGCAATCGCATCCCATCTGGCTTTTAGATGAGCCATTTTCCGCGCTCGATCCGGTGTTAAGAGAAGATATGTTGGCGCTAGTACAACGGTTAGCCCAAGAACGTGGTGCCAGTGTACTGATGGTGACACATCATATCTCCGATGCAAAAGCCATTGCGACGGATTTTGCCTTTATGGCCCGAGGAAAAGTGCAGCGAGTGGCCCCCATTGCACAACTGAGCAGTACACACCCCGATCCTGAATTGGCCGCATTTGTAAGAGCGGGCAGCAGCGAGTGA